Genomic window (Nitrospirota bacterium):
TGGCGTTGGCCATCGCGCTCGGCCTCGGCGGGAGAAACATCGCGAAGGAGGCGCTGGAGCGCCGCCTCCGCGACACACGGGAACGGGAAGAAGACATTTCGCATCTGTAAATGGGCGATGGGTAAGACATGATCTGTGGACGCGCGACGGGCGGGACCGGCTCGAGTGGCGCGACTCTGCCTGCGAGAAAGGCGAGAATAGCGCGACTCGCGCGAAATGTCAGAACGCTGACTGCCCATCGCGCGTTTCGCGCATGTCTCGCTTGTCGCGCAAGACGCGATTGACGATCGACGGCCACAGGCAAGAAGGAGCGGGTATGGAGCGCATGGAAGGCAGAATCAGAGTCGTCATCGAACACGTCACGCCGGAGATCGACGGAGGCCGGTTTCCGATCAAGCGCACCGTCGGCGAAACGGTCGTCGTCGAAGCGGACATCTTCGCCGACGGGCACGACGCGCTCTCGGGCCTGCTGCTGTATCGCAAGGAACAGGATCGCGATTGGACCGAAGTCCCGCTCGCGTTCCTGGTCAACGATCGCTGGAGAGGCGCGTTCCGGGTCGCGGAAACGGGGTGGTACGTCTATACCGTGACCGCCTGGACGGACCGGTTCAAGTCGTGGCGCCGCGATCTGGCGAAGAAAGTCGAGGCGGGACAGGACGTGGCGATGGACCTGCTAATCGGCGCGGGGTTGCTGAAGGACGCGGCGCGTCGCGCCGCCGGTTCCGATGCGCAGGCGCTCGCCCGATCGGCCGACGACCTGGCGGCGGCGGGCGCGGACCCTGCGGCCCGGATCCGAGTCGCCTTGAGCGACGAGGTGGCGGCGCTGATGGAGCGGCATGCGGACCGGCGGTTCGCCGCGACCTATGAGAAAGAGCTGGCGGTTGTGGTCGATCGGGAGAAGGCCCGCTTCAGCACCTGGTATGAAATGTTCCCTCGGTCCTGCTCTCCCGAACCGGGGCGGCACGGGACCTTTCGGGATTGCGAGGCCCGGCTTCCCTACATCGCCTCGATGGGCTTCGACGTGCTGTACTTTCCGCCCATCCATCCGATCGGCCGGACGCACCGCAAGGGAAAGAACAACCGGCCCGTCGGCGGACCCGACGACCCCGGAAGTCCCTGGGGCATCGGCGCGGAGGAAGGCGGGCACAAGGCAATCCATCCGCAACTGGGCAGCCTGAGCGACTTTCACCGCCTGCTCGCCAAAGCGCGGGAACAAGGTCTCGAGATCGCGCTGGACCTGGCCTTCCAGTGCTCGCCCGATCACCCCTACGTCAAGGAACACCCGGAGTGGTTCCGGCGACGGCCGGACGGCAGCGTCCAGTACGCCGAGAATCCGCCCAAGAAGTATCAGGACATCTACCCGCTGGAATTCGAGACCGAGGATTGGCGGGCCCTGTGGCGCGAGTTGAAAAGCGTCGTCACCTACTGGATCGACCAGGGGGTCCGCATCTTCCGCGTGGACAATCCCCATACCAAGCCGTTTCAGTTCTGGGAATGGCTGATCGCGGACATCAAACAGCGCCATCCCGACGTCATCTTTCTGTCCGAGGCCTTCACCAGACCGAAGGTCATGTACCGATTGGCCAAGCTGGGCTTCACCCAGTCCTACACCTATTTCGCCTGGCGCAACACCAAGACGGAACTGATGCAGTACTTCACGGAGCTGACCCAAACGGAGGTCCGGGAGTATTTCCGTCCCAATCTATGGCCCAACACGCCGGACATCCTGACCGAATACCTGCAGCGCGGAGGCCGGCCGGCCTTCATGATCCGGCTGGCCCTGGCGGCCACCCTGGGCGCGAGCTACGGCATTTACGGCCCGGCTTTCGAGCTGTGCGAGCACCGTCCCTACGAGGAAGGGAGCGAAGAGTACTTCGACTCGGAGAAGTACGAAATCAAGCAGTGGGACATCGAGCGGCCGGACAGTCTCCGCGACTTCATCGCCCGCGTGAACGCGATCCGCCGGGACAATCCCGCGTTGCAGAACGACTGGAGCCTGCGCTTCCATCCGGTCGACAACGACGAGTTGCTGTGCTACAGCAAACGCACCGAGGACCGGTCCAACATCGTGGTGACGGTCGTCAACCTCAGTCCCGTCCACGCCCATGCCGGCTGGGTGGAACTCAAGCTGGACGAGCTCGGCATCGACCCCGACGTTCCGTACCAGGTCCACGATCTCCTGACCGATACGTACTATCTCTGGAACGGACCGAGAAATTATGTCGAGCTCGATCCGCACACCGTGCCGGCGCACATCTTCCGGGTTCGGCGCCGGATCCGGACCGAACGGGATTTCGACTACTACTTGTGACCATGCACGGAGCGGATGGCGCGACGGACCGCGGGACGCTGAGACTCACCGGCCGCTGGGAGGCTCTATGCGAGGGGGAGGCGAAGGATGCGTTGGAAACCCTGCTGCGGGACGCGCTGCCGACCCGTCGCTGGTTCGGCGGGAAGGCCCGCCGGATCAGGTCCGTCACAGTGACCGACGCGGTCCCGATTTCCACGTCGAGGACACGCGCGTTCGTTCTGTTGACCCGCGTCGCCTACGAAGAGGGCGGGAGCGAACGATATCAGATTCCTCTGGCCGCCGCGTTCGGTGACGCGGCCGCTCGGCTCGCAGCCGAGTCGAGCGCCGCGGTGATCGGCCGACTGCTCGCGAACCCGGACGACGACCGGGGCGACGGCGTTCTCTATGACGCGCTCTGGAACCCGGACGTGACCAGGACCCTGCTCGAGGCGATCGGCCGGGGCCGGCGTTTCGCCGGTACCGCTGGCGAAATGATCGCGACCTCCACGCACGCGTTTGCGGACCTCGGGGCGATCGACGCCCTCCCGGCTCCCGCGGTGATGCAGGCGGAACAGAGCAATACCTCCGTGCGGTACGGAGAGCGGGTGATCTTGAAGCTGTATCGGCGCCTCGAGGACGGGATCAATCCGGATCTCGAAATCGGCCGGCATCTCACCGAGCGACGGTTTCCCCATGTCCCGCCCATCCTGGGCGCGATCGAGTACCGCCGGGGGACGGGAGAGCCGGCGACCTTGGCCGTCCTGCAAGGGTTCGTGCCCAATCAGGGCGATGCCTGGCGTTACACACTGGACTCGCTGCGCGCCTACTTCGCCCGGGAGCGGGCAGCTTCCGCGAACTTCGCCGACACGGCGGAGCCGGAGGACCTGCTGTCAGCGCTGCTCGACGGCACCGTCCCGCAACAGGCCGAAGCGCGGCTCGGTTCGTATCTGGACTCGGCCGGATTGCTGGGCCGGCGAACAGCCGAGCTGCACGCGGCGCTGGCGTCATCCCCTCATCCCGACTTCGCGCCGGAACCCGTCCCGCCCGAGTATCTGCGGGAACGCTGCGAATCGATCGCTCGGTCGGCAAGCCGGGTGTTCGACTTGCTGCGCCGCCGGTGGCCCGACCTCCCGGACGAGACGCGCAGAGAGGCTGGGGACGTGCTCGACCGTGAAGAGAATCTGTCCCGCCGCCTGGAGACTTGGCGCGGCCTCAAGCCCGACGCGTTCCGTATCCGCTGCCACGGCGACTACCATTTGGGGCAAGTGCTCTATACAGGCCGGGATTTCGTGATCATCGATTTCGAGGGCGAGCCCGCCCGCCCGCTGAGCGAGCGACGCGCCAAGCACGTGCCGCTGCTCGATGTCGCGGGGATGCTGCGATCATTTCACTATGCCGCCTCGGCGGTCTTGTTCGAACAGCGCGCGCAAACGGACGGCCTTAATGAGAGATCGGCCGGCGACTGGTATCGGTGGGTGTGTACGGCCTTCCTCCGGACCTACCGAGAGGCGGCCGGCACGACCGTCTGCCGATTCGCATCGAAGGCGCAAACCGAAGAACTGCTTCGGCTCTACCTTGTCGAAAAAGCGCTTTATGAATTGGGATACGAACTGAACAATCGCCCGGACTGGGTCCGGATTCCGCTGCGCGGCCTGCGCCACCTCTTGCAGCGGGCGGATTAACGCCGCACCGACCGCGCTCTTCCCCGAGCAGAAAGCAGGCGTCATTGGTCATTGGTCAACCGTCAACCGTGCAGAAAACGCGCCATCGTCAATTGCCAGTGAAACAGAACCGTTTCTTCACGAATGACCGTTGACGTTTGACGATTGACGTTTACTCATACCCCTAGATACCGGTTCACCTCCGCCGGCTCGAAACGGTCGGCGGCCAGCACGTTCTCGACGAAGCGGAAGATGGTCCGGCGGACTTGGATGGTCAGGTCCGGATACCACAAGGGACTGGCAATGACCAACCCGCGGAACGCGAAGAACGGCGCAGCCGTTTCGGTGACCGCGCGGTCCTTGCTCGCCGACAGGTACGTCTCCCAGAACACGCGGAACAGCACCTCCAGCGGTCCCCGCAGCTTGCCCCAGCGGCACAGGGAGAAGAAGAGGTAGTTGATCGTCATCGCCGTCACGTCGTCGGCCGGCTCGCCCCACTCCCCGCGCGAACGGTCCAGCACGCTGAAATCCGTACCGGGACGAAACAAGACATTCCACGGGTGAAAGTCGCCGTGGACCTGCGACAGGCGGCCGGTCCGATTCCGCAAGCGCCACCGCCAGCGGTTGCAGGCTTCTTCGATCGAACGCAGCAGATCGCTGGTGATGAACGCAAAGCGAGACGGATAGCTGTCGGTCAATCCCATGATGCATTCTCCGTGGCCGATCAGCTCCCGCAGCCTCCGTCGATACAAGTCGGGATCGCGCCGTTTGACCCGATGGATCGCCGCCAGGTAGCGCGCCAGGACGGTCGCGCGGCGCCGATCGAGACCCCGCAACCTGCCGCCCTTGGCCAGCCGTTCGAGATCGGTGTGATAGCTCGATCCTTCCGCCCAGGCCGTGAGCACGAAGAACTCGCGCGCGGCCGCGACGGAAAACAGCGCATGGTCCTCGGTAAAGGCGCCGACATCGAGGGCCTTCACGTGGCGCGGCAGACGGCCGTAGGAGTCATAGTCCCAGAGGATCGCTTGCGCCCGGTCCGCCATGTGCTCGTGGCCGAAGGGACCCGGGCTCATCGTCTCCAACACGGCCTGCCGGACGGCCCGTCCCACCTGAAACGTGAGCCGGACCGGCGCCCCGTACCCATATTGTTTGTAACTGTCTTCGGACGTCTCTTCCCCGATCAACCCAAAGGAGAGCAACCGAACCCCGAGACCGAACCGTTGCCGCAGATAGGCTTCCAACTTCGCCCGCTCGAGAGTCGGCATACAGACTCCCTACGCAAGTCACGTTCCAAACCGAAAATTATGAATTCTGAATTGCCAGGGATTCGGCTCAATCATTCCGAAATCCCAATTCTTACAATTCCTCATTCAGAATTCCTAATTGGGCCGCTCGCGGCCCTCGACTGCTGCATTCGGCTTCAGTTCAGGAAGAGGGACTGAGGAATTATGCGCCAGTCGACGCGAAGGCTAGGGGCGCGGGGCGAGGGGCGAGAGGCGGCCAGAACGGAACAATGATGAATGAGAACTGTGATATGAGAAATTGGGAATGCTGAATTGTCGCGCTGACTTCTGCAAGTTAGCCCTTCACCATTCCTCATTTCTCATCCCTCATTCCTCATTCCGCCGCCCTTCAGCCTTTCGCCTCTAGCCCCGCACCGAATCAAGGCATATCGTTTGCTGGCTTAGGAGGATGGACATCCCTGAAGGAGGCGCCATGGACCTGGAAATCGAGAGCCGGAACGTGGCGATGACGCCGCGGTGGAAAACCGAGATCGAAGAACGCATACACGATCTGCAACGCGGCCATCGCGATCTGATGCATGGGCGGGTGACATTGACCAAGAATCGCCACCACAAGAAGCTCAAGAATGTCGCCGAAGCACTCGTCGTCATCACCCTACCCGGGCGTCATACGATCACGGCTCGGAAAGAGGACAAGACGTTCGAGGAAGCGATCCGCGCGGCCTTCGACGCCGTCGCGATCGAACTCCGCAAGTTTCGGG
Coding sequences:
- a CDS encoding HPF/RaiA family ribosome-associated protein, whose amino-acid sequence is MDLEIESRNVAMTPRWKTEIEERIHDLQRGHRDLMHGRVTLTKNRHHKKLKNVAEALVVITLPGRHTITARKEDKTFEEAIRAAFDAVAIELRKFREKRATTEIRTPPVPPFRGVICKLFPEEGYGFILKEGGGEVYFHKNALHDISFDELEDGTEVMFNMEEGQKGPQATTVNPVPVIG
- a CDS encoding putative maltokinase is translated as MHGADGATDRGTLRLTGRWEALCEGEAKDALETLLRDALPTRRWFGGKARRIRSVTVTDAVPISTSRTRAFVLLTRVAYEEGGSERYQIPLAAAFGDAAARLAAESSAAVIGRLLANPDDDRGDGVLYDALWNPDVTRTLLEAIGRGRRFAGTAGEMIATSTHAFADLGAIDALPAPAVMQAEQSNTSVRYGERVILKLYRRLEDGINPDLEIGRHLTERRFPHVPPILGAIEYRRGTGEPATLAVLQGFVPNQGDAWRYTLDSLRAYFARERAASANFADTAEPEDLLSALLDGTVPQQAEARLGSYLDSAGLLGRRTAELHAALASSPHPDFAPEPVPPEYLRERCESIARSASRVFDLLRRRWPDLPDETRREAGDVLDREENLSRRLETWRGLKPDAFRIRCHGDYHLGQVLYTGRDFVIIDFEGEPARPLSERRAKHVPLLDVAGMLRSFHYAASAVLFEQRAQTDGLNERSAGDWYRWVCTAFLRTYREAAGTTVCRFASKAQTEELLRLYLVEKALYELGYELNNRPDWVRIPLRGLRHLLQRAD
- a CDS encoding phosphotransferase; the protein is MPTLERAKLEAYLRQRFGLGVRLLSFGLIGEETSEDSYKQYGYGAPVRLTFQVGRAVRQAVLETMSPGPFGHEHMADRAQAILWDYDSYGRLPRHVKALDVGAFTEDHALFSVAAAREFFVLTAWAEGSSYHTDLERLAKGGRLRGLDRRRATVLARYLAAIHRVKRRDPDLYRRRLRELIGHGECIMGLTDSYPSRFAFITSDLLRSIEEACNRWRWRLRNRTGRLSQVHGDFHPWNVLFRPGTDFSVLDRSRGEWGEPADDVTAMTINYLFFSLCRWGKLRGPLEVLFRVFWETYLSASKDRAVTETAAPFFAFRGLVIASPLWYPDLTIQVRRTIFRFVENVLAADRFEPAEVNRYLGV
- a CDS encoding alpha-1,4-glucan--maltose-1-phosphate maltosyltransferase, with product MERMEGRIRVVIEHVTPEIDGGRFPIKRTVGETVVVEADIFADGHDALSGLLLYRKEQDRDWTEVPLAFLVNDRWRGAFRVAETGWYVYTVTAWTDRFKSWRRDLAKKVEAGQDVAMDLLIGAGLLKDAARRAAGSDAQALARSADDLAAAGADPAARIRVALSDEVAALMERHADRRFAATYEKELAVVVDREKARFSTWYEMFPRSCSPEPGRHGTFRDCEARLPYIASMGFDVLYFPPIHPIGRTHRKGKNNRPVGGPDDPGSPWGIGAEEGGHKAIHPQLGSLSDFHRLLAKAREQGLEIALDLAFQCSPDHPYVKEHPEWFRRRPDGSVQYAENPPKKYQDIYPLEFETEDWRALWRELKSVVTYWIDQGVRIFRVDNPHTKPFQFWEWLIADIKQRHPDVIFLSEAFTRPKVMYRLAKLGFTQSYTYFAWRNTKTELMQYFTELTQTEVREYFRPNLWPNTPDILTEYLQRGGRPAFMIRLALAATLGASYGIYGPAFELCEHRPYEEGSEEYFDSEKYEIKQWDIERPDSLRDFIARVNAIRRDNPALQNDWSLRFHPVDNDELLCYSKRTEDRSNIVVTVVNLSPVHAHAGWVELKLDELGIDPDVPYQVHDLLTDTYYLWNGPRNYVELDPHTVPAHIFRVRRRIRTERDFDYYL